In Mercurialis annua linkage group LG5, ddMerAnnu1.2, whole genome shotgun sequence, a single genomic region encodes these proteins:
- the LOC126680940 gene encoding probable pinoresinol-lariciresinol reductase 3: MEKKKSKVLIIGSTGTLGFHLAHFSIKFGHPTYILVRDSAFNDPLKLQKIESLSNAGAILLKGCLEDEKSVAEAVKQVDVVICSIPSKQALDQKLLIRVIKESGCIKKFIPSEFGADPDKVQISGMGYDCYSWKSEIRRLIEAEGIPYTYICCNLLMRILLPSLVQPGLTTPPRDKVTVFGDGNVKGVFVKDEDVAAFTICAIDDPRTLNKALFLRPPRNIYSLNELVEIWESKIGKKLERNYVPEDQLLKRIKETPYPDNASLIFIYSVFVKGDHTHFDIESSGGLDGTQLYPHLNYTTISEYLETLV; this comes from the exons atggagaagaagaagagcaAAGTACTGATAATTGGATCAACAGGAACTCTAGGGTTCCATTTAGCACATTTTAGTATCAAATTTGGTCACCCAACTTATATTCTTGTAAGGGACTCTGCTTTCAATGACCCTCTCAAATTACAAAAGATTGAATCTTTATCTAATGCTGGTGCCATTCTTCTCAAG GGTTGTTTGGAGGATGAGAAGAGTGTAGCTGAGGCAGTGAAGCAAGTGGATGTGGTGATTTGTTCAATTCCATCAAAACAGGCTCTTGATCAGAAGCTTCTTATTAGAGTTATTAAAGAATCTGGCTGCATCAAG AAGTTCATTCCATCAGAGTTTGGAGCAGATCCGGATAAAGTTCAAATATCTGGAATGGGGTATGACTGCTATTCATGGAAATCTGAGATTCGGCGGCTCATAGAAGCTGAAGGCATTCCTTATACTTACATCTGCTGCAACTTGTTGATGAGAATTTTACTTCCGTCATTAGTTCAGCCTGGTTTAACAACTCCACCGAGGGACAAGGTCACAGTGTTTGGAGATGGGAATGTTAAAG GTGTCTTTGTAAAGGACGAAGACGTTGCCGCCTTTACCATCTGTGCTATTGATGATCCACGGACGTTAAACAAGGCGTTATTTTTGAGGCCACCTAGAAATATCTACTCATTGAATGAGTTGGTAGAGATTTGGGAAAGCAAGATTGGGAAAAAACTTGAAAGGAATTATGTACCAGAAGATCAACTTCTTAAGAGAATTAAAGAGACTCCATATCCAGACAATGCGAGTCTGATTTTTATATACTCGGTCTTCGTCAAAGGAGATCACACACACTTTGATATTGAATCTTCTGGAGGGTTAGATGGGACACAGCTTTACCCCCATTTAAACTACACTACGATCAGCGAGTACCTCGAGACCTTAGTATAA